The following are encoded together in the Glycine max cultivar Williams 82 chromosome 8, Glycine_max_v4.0, whole genome shotgun sequence genome:
- the LOC113002329 gene encoding uncharacterized protein codes for MQFWSCWRVYVFKKTGAIERGLRSEARLSTNPGCEKRDNERSWGMFYRSPTVGAKCTYQNLEQVHVRMEVDEVGSKTSYVGQREAFVIRARWGTCKTKNSNAQKAVKRIFKYLKGTTDIGLVYHGDMSCALSSYSNSNLAANLDARRSVTGYTFTIGNSLANWKATLQSIMALSTTEVEYATLLEATKEGIWLKGLVSNFGFP; via the exons ATGCAGTTTTGGAGTTGTTGGAGAGTGTATGTGTTTAAGAAGACCGGAGCCATTGAAAGGGGTCTCAGATCTGAGGCCAGACTGAGTACTAACCCTGGGTGCGAAAAGAGAGATAACGAGAGATCGTGGGGTATGTTTTACCGCAGCCCCACGGTGGGCGCCAaatgtacttaccaaaatctAGAACAGGTGCACGTCAGGATGGAAGTGGACGAGGTGGGCTCCAAGACTTCGTACGTCGGACAGAGAGAGGCCTTTGTTATAAGGGCAAGATGGGGGACTTGTAAAACAAAGAACTCAAACGCTCAA AAAGCTGTGAAGCGTATATTCAAGTACCTTAAGGGTACCACTGATATTGGACTTGTCTACCATGGAGACATGTCATGTGCTTTATCTAGTTACTCAAATTCTAACCTTGCTGCAAACTTGGATGCAAGGAGATCTGTGACAGGATACACATTCACAATTGGCAACTCTCTTGCCAATTGGAAGGCAACACTTCAGTCCATAATGGCTTTATCCACTACAGAGGTAGAGTATGCGACTCTGTTAGAAGCAACAAAGGAAGGGATTTGGTTGAAGGGTTTGGTTAGCAATTTTGGGTTTCCATAG